The proteins below come from a single Cylindrospermopsis raciborskii Cr2010 genomic window:
- a CDS encoding DUF3038 domain-containing protein, translating to MTKVMQSTDKSVKANSPWQELSQFPTPNSVEWDNIKTQLDLVLLALETLTGIGSDAMLSAATHLDLESKVPDRIALWRLRQSNPLRKSPGGRKKLDVDEARSLVLITCYLAKQHQELIRRAVGLLEKIAANHQQLHQNALLADYTDNFCNVYQERMEEDDKISTDLLTNLAVKLLIDLLFYSSPTGHRRLWLTLLDRSTR from the coding sequence ATGACAAAAGTTATGCAATCGACTGATAAGTCAGTCAAAGCCAATTCCCCATGGCAAGAATTAAGTCAGTTTCCAACTCCTAACTCGGTAGAATGGGATAACATTAAAACTCAATTGGATTTAGTGCTTTTAGCCCTGGAAACTTTAACTGGTATTGGTTCAGATGCGATGTTATCCGCAGCTACCCATCTGGATTTGGAATCAAAAGTACCCGATAGAATAGCTTTATGGCGATTACGCCAATCTAACCCCCTACGCAAAAGTCCAGGAGGGAGAAAAAAGCTAGATGTGGATGAGGCTAGATCTCTGGTTTTAATTACTTGTTATCTTGCTAAACAACATCAAGAGTTAATTCGGCGCGCTGTAGGTTTATTAGAAAAAATAGCGGCTAATCACCAACAACTTCATCAAAATGCTTTACTGGCAGATTATACAGATAACTTCTGCAATGTTTACCAGGAAAGAATGGAGGAAGATGATAAAATTTCTACTGATTTGTTGACTAATTTAGCAGTTAAACTACTGATAGATTTACTCTTTTATAGCTCTCCTACTGGACATCGCCGACTCTGGTTAACATTGCTAGACCGTTCCACAAGATAA